A genomic segment from Desulfonatronum lacustre DSM 10312 encodes:
- a CDS encoding TorD/DmsD family molecular chaperone, with product MPDPNIIARLETYKALAGCFFPPDDHLPQNVENLAAHAPTWVTGIQDSALTMLESLPGDEQGREALRVEHAKLFFGPFEVLAPPFGSVYFHVNKMLSHESIDDAAERYREAGVTSAPDGGNPPDHITAELEFMYYLLFQEHAALCRDDVTVAREWRDRRTDFFPIHLGAWGPLFADRVISFAQSPFYKHLGLVARDILKTEFLLTTGTVEAERVGRSTGAMAAPSMPG from the coding sequence ATGCCCGACCCGAACATCATCGCCCGGTTGGAGACCTATAAAGCCTTGGCCGGGTGCTTCTTTCCCCCGGACGACCACTTGCCGCAAAACGTGGAAAATCTGGCGGCTCATGCACCGACCTGGGTCACGGGAATTCAGGATTCGGCCTTGACCATGCTGGAAAGTCTGCCCGGCGACGAGCAGGGCCGCGAGGCGCTCAGGGTGGAGCATGCCAAGCTTTTTTTCGGGCCTTTTGAAGTCCTGGCTCCGCCCTTTGGGTCGGTCTATTTCCATGTGAACAAGATGCTCTCCCACGAAAGCATCGACGACGCGGCGGAGCGCTACCGGGAAGCCGGGGTGACCAGCGCTCCGGACGGCGGGAACCCGCCGGATCATATCACCGCGGAACTGGAGTTCATGTACTACCTTCTGTTTCAGGAACACGCCGCCCTGTGTCGGGACGACGTTACGGTCGCCCGAGAATGGCGGGATCGCAGGACGGACTTCTTCCCCATCCATCTGGGAGCCTGGGGGCCGCTGTTCGCCGACCGGGTGATATCCTTCGCGCAATCGCCGTTTTACAAACACCTGGGGCTTGTCGCCAGGGATATTTTGAAGACGGAGTTCCTCCTGACGACCGGCACAGTGGAGGCGGAACGGGTCGGGAGGTCGACGGGAGCCATGGCTGCACCGAGCATGCCCGGATAA
- a CDS encoding cytochrome c biogenesis protein CcdA, with the protein MSDTIPRSALILLGSIWMIAALSLLPRTVVTPAHAALSDYQRIISLPKPAPSDILSGTQDLPVLVNTGIESCPPCQRMASSLLELHRDYGHVFLTFYYDTQKEPRALTLFQSPTVPTQIFYAADGTELHRNEGFLSKHHILEQWRELGVVVQPVGRVASIRDRLSFENMLSSLTLAVRGAAPTAMLAAFFWGVLSIVLSPCHLAGIPLIVGYINGRKVETSGRAMSLSLLFGLGILGSIVVVGIVTATAGRLLGDLGPLPYYILSGVFILFGLNLTGLVPMGCLVPEKLLSDMPRKRGALALGLILGIGLGPCTFVYMAPILGLTMAMAATDLFYGLLLLLLFAVGHCLFLMLAGMSPRFIQFFLRWNERSLSASVLKKICGALLILGGAYLAFTI; encoded by the coding sequence ATGTCGGACACCATCCCGAGGAGCGCTCTGATCCTGCTGGGAAGCATCTGGATGATCGCGGCGCTGTCGCTTCTTCCCCGCACCGTCGTCACGCCGGCCCATGCCGCCCTGTCCGATTATCAGCGGATAATCTCACTGCCCAAACCGGCGCCCTCCGACATTCTTTCCGGAACGCAAGACCTGCCCGTGCTGGTAAATACCGGCATCGAATCCTGTCCGCCCTGCCAGCGCATGGCCTCTTCGCTGCTGGAACTGCACCGCGACTACGGCCATGTTTTTCTGACCTTCTACTACGATACCCAGAAAGAACCGCGGGCCCTGACGCTATTTCAATCCCCGACCGTGCCGACCCAGATATTCTATGCCGCGGACGGGACCGAACTGCACCGCAACGAGGGCTTTCTGTCCAAACACCATATTTTGGAACAGTGGCGCGAGTTGGGAGTGGTCGTCCAACCCGTCGGAAGAGTAGCTTCGATCCGGGACCGACTCTCCTTCGAGAACATGCTGTCCTCGTTGACTTTGGCGGTCCGGGGGGCCGCGCCCACGGCCATGCTGGCCGCGTTTTTCTGGGGCGTGTTGAGCATCGTGCTCAGCCCCTGTCACCTGGCGGGCATCCCCCTGATCGTCGGCTACATCAACGGTCGAAAGGTCGAGACCTCCGGCCGGGCCATGTCCTTGTCCCTGCTTTTCGGCCTGGGCATTCTGGGGAGCATCGTGGTGGTAGGGATCGTCACGGCCACGGCCGGTCGGTTGCTGGGCGACCTGGGCCCGTTGCCCTACTATATTTTGAGCGGAGTGTTCATCCTTTTCGGACTGAACCTGACCGGACTGGTGCCCATGGGATGCCTGGTTCCGGAGAAGCTGCTCTCCGATATGCCCCGGAAAAGAGGGGCCTTGGCCCTGGGGTTGATTCTGGGCATCGGCCTGGGGCCGTGCACCTTCGTGTACATGGCCCCCATCCTGGGCTTGACCATGGCCATGGCCGCCACGGACCTGTTCTACGGCCTGCTGCTGCTCCTGCTTTTCGCGGTGGGCCACTGCCTGTTCCTGATGCTGGCCGGGATGTCGCCGCGGTTCATCCAGTTTTTCCTGCGCTGGAACGAGCGCTCCCTGAGCGCTTCCGTGTTGAAGAAGATTTGCGGAGCGCTGCTGATTCTGGGCGGAGCCTACTTGGCGTT